The proteins below are encoded in one region of Akkermansiaceae bacterium:
- a CDS encoding S49 family peptidase, whose amino-acid sequence MNASLPELLHHHPWLITAEAHASLADLVATSSTSGTGSEVSEQNEAKVEADAGLAVIPLQGVMLRRPDPIARLFGATDTERVRNAVELAAGDRSVGAILLDIDSPGGSINGTPELATAVRNAATRKPVYAFSAGMMCSAAYWVGCQADVLYAAPSARIGSIGVLLPVVDRTEAYAKAGVKIEVFAAGKFKGAGMPGTSLTEDQRAWLQQGVEETWTQFKDAVRSRRQVADGAMEGQHFPAGSALGHGLVSGLADTRAKVERRIRFRHLG is encoded by the coding sequence GTGAACGCGTCACTGCCCGAACTTCTCCACCACCACCCATGGCTCATCACAGCTGAAGCTCATGCTTCCTTGGCCGACCTAGTTGCTACCTCGTCCACATCGGGGACAGGCTCCGAGGTCAGTGAACAGAATGAGGCCAAGGTGGAAGCGGACGCCGGCCTTGCAGTCATTCCCCTGCAAGGCGTGATGCTGCGTCGCCCGGACCCAATCGCGAGACTCTTCGGAGCGACAGATACTGAGAGGGTCAGGAACGCCGTCGAACTTGCCGCTGGAGACCGCTCTGTGGGAGCGATCCTGCTGGACATCGACTCACCAGGCGGATCGATCAATGGCACCCCGGAACTCGCAACCGCTGTAAGGAATGCCGCCACCCGCAAGCCGGTCTATGCCTTCAGTGCAGGCATGATGTGCTCGGCCGCCTATTGGGTCGGATGCCAGGCCGATGTCCTCTACGCCGCACCGAGCGCTCGCATCGGCTCCATCGGCGTGCTTCTTCCTGTCGTCGACCGCACCGAGGCATACGCCAAGGCCGGTGTGAAGATCGAGGTCTTCGCCGCTGGCAAATTTAAGGGCGCAGGTATGCCGGGAACAAGCCTGACCGAAGACCAACGGGCTTGGCTCCAGCAGGGCGTGGAGGAAACATGGACACAGTTCAAGGATGCGGTTCGTTCCCGTCGTCAGGTGGCCGATGGCGCGATGGAAGGTCAGCACTTCCCGGCAGGCTCCGCTCTTGGTCACGGATTGGTTTCCGGACTTGCCGACACCCGTGCAAAAGTCGAACGGCGCATCCGGTTCCGACACCTTGGTTGA